The DNA segment CCACATTTTGTTAATAATGAGACTAGTGCATATTCTACGGGCTGGAACATTAGACTATGCCAATGGACTGAaacttcaacaaaaaattgcagcACAAATCAACGAAGCGAAtcgttttaaaaatattttaattcttaCCTCTCATCCTCCCGTCTACACGATTGGCATTCGAACCACCAACTATACCATTAACGATGAGGAACGACTGCGAAAACTGGGTGCTCAGTTCTTCAAAACAAACCGCGGTGGACTGATCACATTTCATGGTCCCGGGCAGATGGTCGTCTATCCCATACTGAATTTAAAAGACTTCAAGCCGAGTATGCGTTGGTACGTGTGTCACAtcgaaaaaacaataattgatTTATGCAAAGAGTTCGGCATCTCGGCGAATACATCGGCGGACACTGGAGTTTGGGTTGGCGATAAGAAAATTTGTGCTATTGGAGTGCATGGCAGCCGATATATTACCACCCATGGCCTGGCGTTGAATTGTAATACGGATTTAAAGTGGTTCGATCATATTGTTCCGTGTGGTATTGAGGGCAAGGGGGTTACATCGGTTAGTTGTGAACTGAACCGTGACGTGAGCATTGACGAGGTGGAGGATCCGTTTCTTCGAagttttagtaaaatatttgaatgtcAATTTGAGGACTTAGATGTGGatgataaattaaattttttgagttaACCGATTCGATTTGTTATTGAGTAGCATCGTTCACAGCTTTTCTGGTGATTCGTGCCGTTGATGGGGCGATTCAAACTACCGATTCTTCCAATGGAGGAGACATTTCCACGCTAATTACATCAACAATTGCTAACCAACTTACTTACGCCACTGAATCATTTCCGAGTTGTCCAAAAGTGAAACCACAAATCTGGGACTGGGTTCGTTGAATTTTACAGAATGTACACAACCCAGTCAATCAATGTTTAAATCAATGTAATATTATAGGCTTTACAGGAACTTAATTTACATAATTGCAAATTATAAATGTTGGTTAATGACGCAGTCACAATAAGTTAGAGTTTCAAATTAATTCTTGTTGTGTTTTGAATGGAGCATTTtttcatatcaaaaataaacctAAGATAATTgacaatttaataattaaaaattgtgtgaTGTTCCTCCTATTTTACCAGGACTGCACAAAAGCGGCGATTGTTGCATCAGTGTTAACTATTTGATTGAATCGATCACTGTACCGCAAGCGAATCTCTTGCAACAGATTGAAGATTACATTTCGAGCTTCTGAAAAGGAAACATTTCGGTTATAAGTCTGACCACCAGGTGTTTTCCATTAAGTGTTCAATACCGTCGTCTTTGTACTGGTTTTTATGAAGAACATGTAAACCGCACATAGTGACACCGTCCAATATCGACAATAACGCTTCGTGTTGTTGTGTCCACAAAGTTGAAAAAGCTTTGAAAATGGTTAAATTCTCATCGAAATCTTCCCGGAGTGGTAGTTTCTGGATGAACACGGGTAAGACTTGTTCCAGTGgaatcaatgtgaaattgGCCATAATCAAACGAGCCAAGGCTCCGCAAATATTGTCCAATGTTCCCGGATGTTGTTCTTGCGCAACAGCCTCTGACAATGCGGACAAAATTACTGGGAATTTACTGTAGGCCACTTCTCCAGAATGTAAAACCAGTTCACCCAGTCCGTATACACAATTGTGGCGCACTTGCTCGAAACTGTCCTGCAGTCCATGTAGATAAGCGGGTAGAAGGGTTTCAAACCATTCGCCTGAAGGGATAAAAGAGAGAACGAAAGGTTGCGATTAGGAGTACGTTCATGTGATTTCTTTTCTCGGATAGATAAAGGGGATGTAACAAGCGACAAAAGTAGAGACCATGTATTCCATTGGTTTTGCAACGAACACTTAGTAAGTCAATGCCGTTGATTCATAAATGGAACAGTTATTGTGCCTAGTATGGCTGAAGAAcaatttatcaatgaaaaatatgtCCTTCGAATAATACCAGACCTTGTTACAGCTTGTAAATTTAATCTCCTTCTTTAACGACAATTAAGTTTCTGAAAGTGTTATATACGACCGACACCGAAATCAATTCCATTTTGCAACGAACATCAATATCTCCAATGGAAAGATGATGGGTCACTAACTGCGTCTAGTATGGCTGAAGAACTATTTTTTGTAGACCAAGAGCCCTTATTCATATCGATAAAGGACGACTTGGAATCTGTGCAATATTGTTGCATTACAAACGAAACCATTTGtctaaaaattttactttgaagATCCCAATAGGGGAAGGCCTAGTCACAATCATCACACATTTGAAGACATTGGACCAAAATggcgaatgaaattttaaagtaaaatcttTAAAGAAAGGGCTGTCGACACGATGTAGAACTTTGAATAGGAATTTTATCTTCAAATTGCATTCGACATTCGGCGGCTTCAAAAAGGATTATAATGAAAGGACAAGTTTGGATTTTTCAGAATGTATGGTTGATGAGATATTCGCTTGTTTGGGTCTTCTTAGCTCTAATTAGTATAGCGAATGCGTAATAATGTGGAAGATTTTAAACTATGGCCTTATGAGTGAGTGATACACACACAGACTCTTGGTCACAGACTTGGTCTTGTAATGAATTTATGATCCTACAGAACTTTCAGACGAACATCTttacttttaaataattgaacCTCGAACCAGTAGCATATTGCAAGGTCGTTACTGACGAAATTGAACTCAGTGTCTTTGTTAATTGTAAGATGGTAAAATGTATTCCATCGGTTTCGCAACAAACATCAAGGAATCCAATGTTGTTGATTCATAAATGGAACAATTGCTATGCCTAGTATGGCTGAAGAAcaatttatcaatgaaaaatgtatcCTTCGAATAATACCAGACCTTGATACCAATGTTAAGTTTCGAGACGCATAGTCTTCCGAAACCACTCTGGCTAAATATTAGTGATTTATGAGAACAATATTCACGTTTTATTGGCTTACCTAAACGGTTCTTTAGTGGCTGGAAGCATTCCGATAGGGTTCCGTAAGCGAAACTTCTTTGCGTCTCTAAATCTTcattgtttttcgatttttcctgCGAACACAATTAATAGGACGATGATTAGATGGGTTTCTTACGGTAAAAGTGCACAACATACAATTTTAGCTGCCAAAATCGGTACGATCTGTTTGAAATAAACGGCAAATTCATCTGCACTGAGTGCAGCACCAAATTTGGGTAACACCTCGCCGGCTACTTGAATTAGTGCTTCATCATATTCACTTTCTTCTTGATCGTCATCTTCGGCCTGATCATCGTACAATTGACAAGATACTTTCGAATTCAACACATTCTGAATGCATGTGAAAACTGTCATCTTTAACTCTTCATTGAAGATGGCCTTTTGTTTCGTCTCCTTCAACAAAGTGCCATACGTATCCAATGCTGTCATCACAACCTGACAGTCATCGTCGGACTTTATAATTTCAGCTGCTTTTGGCACAAATATCGCAATGCCATGTTGTACACCGGCATCGTCGTTGTTCTGGTTGAGCGCAACGATGAATTGGGCCAATGCTTCCAAAGCAGATTTGCGAATGTCTTCGCTGGAATGATCCAGTAATTTGTAAATGTTCTCGAAGCAAGGTGTGATATAGGGAAGAAACGCTGGCCCGCTGAATTCGGCTAATTGTTTCAAAGCCAGCACAGCTTCTTCCTTTTCGTCCAAGAAGGAGTTAACAACGCTGAAACCtaaaaagaagattttatGTTCGTTAGTCCAATGTGTTATGGCTGGTCGGTCGTCGATTTGTCGACGACTATCAAAATTAAGCTCATGCTCATTCAATTCTACTATTCAAACAATTCAAGTTACAGATTTAATAATTCAAAGCAATTAACAACCAAAACTGTTTTAGTGCGTTAAACGGTTCACATCACGACGTCATTGTCGTGcgtaaaaaattgtaataaattcaatCTGGTAAATGTATCAAGCCAAAAACTGCATGCAATGTAATTTCCTTCATTTTCCAACAAACACTGACAGACACTGTGTCGTCggtttaaaaatgaaacaatttactATGCCTAGCATGGCAGAAGAACACTCCATCAAAATGAGATGTCCTTCGAATAAAACTAGACCTCCACCGAAAAAACAGCATTCCCCAGTGCGAAAACACTGACCTGCATATTCGTCTTCGTCGTCGTCATCTTCGTCTTCTGAGTTTTCAATGTCAATTTCAGCGTTTTCATCTTGTCCATCGACTTCAGCCACACTCTCATCCTTAAATTCCGGCAAAATATCATCGGAGGATTTAACGCTGTCTAACATTCTGTCCACAATTTTCTGCAAAACCGGGGCCATTTCGGCATTTACTACTTCGGCAATTGCCGCAAACAAATTGTATAAACCTGCAACGAAAGTCAAATCAAAATGCTTTCCAGATGGCTTGTTGATCGCGTTCACTCACTTGATCGCAATTCCGGTTCACTAGCTTCATCTAACAGACtcaaagcaaaatccatcgtGTAAGTGGTCAATGgcatgaaattttctttgccAATGGTTCGGGCTAAGGCTGCAAGAGTGTCAATTGCTTGTGGCCGAATTTCAACGATATCTTCGTTATCTGAACGAACTAGGTACACTTTCAGCACTTCGATGATTTGTTGGAAGTATGGGAGCATTTGAGATTTTGCTGCTTTGGCAGCCGATGCTACACATGACATGGACAATTCACGCAAATGTACTGTATTTTCGGGGCGCAGCGTTTCGAACAAGCGTTCCATTAGCACGGGAAGGTGAGGCACGAGAGCATCTTCCAAGTTTTCGCAGTAGGTTTCGAGAGCGTAGAACATTCTATCAACGTGTTTGACAGTGTTTCCAGCCTACGAAAACAGCGAATTGAGTTTTACGGTGACCGTCACGTTATCAGTTTAACACTCACTCTCAATTGAAGGCACAACTGATGGAGGAATTCAAACAGAATAGGTAAGACCTCATCTgcaaatttcgatatttccGGTTGAAGATGTTCTGAAAATTGGCCAAGTGCGAATAGGGCAGCATTGCGAACCTGCGAATGGAAAATGATTAAGTCCTACACTTGTAAGAGATTTTCTCGTCATCTGAGTATTGTCTCTTACCAATGGATCCGGATCAACGATTCCGACTTTGATGCAGTTCAGCattatttgtaaatatttggcAATGATCGCTTCTCCACATCCCTCAGCAATGACGGCTAAACATAAATACGCCGCTTTCTTCTGATTCGGATCTGGATTTTGTAGGGCCTGCCACACAGAGAGATGTTATATTGAATGCTTGATTAGCGAAACGTTTCAATAACTTACCGGCTCGATATACTGGAGCAGTGGTGGAATGAGTTTCTCTGGTGGAACATGTAATGCTAGTAAATCCATTGTTTGTGTAGCCGTGGTTCTTggattcgaattttcatttccagTGAAATAATCGTCCTCAGCGTCGGAATCTTCATCATCCGAATCACCATCCTCGCTCGGTGTTGCCATGAGCATAAACACAACGCCGATGATGGGTTCTAACAACTTATTTTTCAGGATAGCCTTTTTCTTGAGCTTAACCAACCAACCTGAAGGATACATTACACCGGGTAATAATCAAAACGTCCGCGTGAACAGCCATAACTTATAGTGACTTACCAATAAACTGTACTACACGAACGCGAACCTGATTCTCGAATTCCGGGTTACGAGCAGCATTTagcgaaaattcaattaaaatgctCAAATGTGGCGTTAAAAGCTTCGGAGTAAAGTCGGCCATGTATTCCAATATTTCGAAGGCTTTCACAAACTCATCTGGTTTTTGTTGTGCAAAGGCTTGTAATGCCTTAACAACGTACGGTATTGATTTCTGATAGGTGATCTCTGCACCGTTGTGCCCCAAAATGAATGGCACAAGATGACCTGAACGATAAAATTTTGtcagaaaaaatttcgattttgtgAACCAGAGAATCTGTTCTGGTGTTGTCGTGTTCACTTACCCATTCCTAATAATATGTTTAGTATTACTGGCGTGGCCATATTGCCAGATGCTTCTGTGGCAACCTGATGACATTGAAACGTGATGATGAGATtcattcaaagaaattttcaatgttttcttACCAATGCAGCtgaaaacatttcacaaaGAGGTTCCATGTGAGGTAGAAATTGATCGGGTGATGTATCGGTAAGAATTTCGAATACTGATGACCCCAGCTAACATGgattgcaaaattttaatatttacgCCATACGATCGCACAGTTCAATTGACTTACTTCACTTTTCTGTGCATCATCCGAACGAGTATATTGGAAAATTAGTGAGAGAACTTCGTTCGTCCAGGCATCCTTCTTTGCAAATTCGTGTTTCACCAAAACGCCGATAATTTGTGCAATTGAACTTCGTACGTTCTTAACcgattcatttaaaattgcaCTCAGCGTACCTTGTTTGATTCTGCAATGGCAAAATGGTAAAGAATCAATCACCGTCCGCGGTGGGTGgtgtcaataaaatattttactgtaTTTGCAGTTCAGGTGGGATTGTCTGCCAGACTCGTAGCTTGGCGATATGTTTCCGCAGCAACACGGCAGCATATTGACGAATTTCTGGTTTTTCAGATGCAACAATTATTTGACAGATACTTGAAATTGCCTCTGGATGCTTGAACGCTTCCTTAAGTTCGGCAGTTGCCTGAAAAATTAAGTCTTATTTTACTGATGTTCAGAGTGatttttcaacgattttatGCACGTGCGATATCCGTTCTGGAgactaaataatttatttccgtTTATTATAAGAAATCATTATATTTGAGTCAGCACACATACAAATCAATCACCACGAAGACCCAATCTAGAGTCCCGTTTTAAGTATGGTTTCTCTGAACAAACTCACATTAATCCACCTCTACTTAGCCAAACCCAAATTCACAAAACTCATACTTTCGTATTatcaaaatgtgattttatttcGCCAATAGGCTTGTCGAATTGAATCATTAACTGaagtcacatttttttatccaTTGCATGGCATGTTTCCGATTTTCTTTTACACTCAACTAAGCGAACAACTACGACGAGCaatgaataaaatagaaagaaaaaaaagtggagaTATGATATTACTTAGGTGTTCGCCGAACAtgaattctataaaaaaacgAGACCGGAATTTTTAAGCAGTgaatcattaaaaataatttaaacaaaaaaaaagttattagATGATTGGGTAGCAACCGCATTATACACATCCAAGTTCTATATTATATTGTTCTATATAGATTTAATGTATCATTACATATAGCTACACTACACAGCTATATGGGCATGCAGGCCCATATACATCTACATAGCTATACTCATATATGTACGTTGTgtgattatttattttataagt comes from the Bradysia coprophila strain Holo2 unplaced genomic scaffold, BU_Bcop_v1 contig_358, whole genome shotgun sequence genome and includes:
- the LOC119081571 gene encoding putative lipoyltransferase 2, mitochondrial, with amino-acid sequence MRLVHILRAGTLDYANGLKLQQKIAAQINEANRFKNILILTSHPPVYTIGIRTTNYTINDEERLRKLGAQFFKTNRGGLITFHGPGQMVVYPILNLKDFKPSMRWYVCHIEKTIIDLCKEFGISANTSADTGVWVGDKKICAIGVHGSRYITTHGLALNCNTDLKWFDHIVPCGIEGKGVTSVSCELNRDVSIDEVEDPFLRSFSKIFECQFEDLDVDDKLNFLS
- the LOC119081569 gene encoding importin-4-like yields the protein MEAIISNLLVPDNLVVQKATAELKEAFKHPEAISSICQIIVASEKPEIRQYAAVLLRKHIAKLRVWQTIPPELQIQIKQGTLSAILNESVKNVRSSIAQIIGVLVKHEFAKKDAWTNEVLSLIFQYTRSDDAQKSELGSSVFEILTDTSPDQFLPHMEPLCEMFSAALVATEASGNMATPVILNILLGMGHLVPFILGHNGAEITYQKSIPYVVKALQAFAQQKPDEFVKAFEILEYMADFTPKLLTPHLSILIEFSLNAARNPEFENQVRVRVVQFIGWLVKLKKKAILKNKLLEPIIGVVFMLMATPSEDGDSDDEDSDAEDDYFTGNENSNPRTTATQTMDLLALHVPPEKLIPPLLQYIEPALQNPDPNQKKAAYLCLAVIAEGCGEAIIAKYLQIMLNCIKVGIVDPDPLVRNAALFALGQFSEHLQPEISKFADEVLPILFEFLHQLCLQLRAGNTVKHVDRMFYALETYCENLEDALVPHLPVLMERLFETLRPENTVHLRELSMSCVASAAKAAKSQMLPYFQQIIEVLKVYLVRSDNEDIVEIRPQAIDTLAALARTIGKENFMPLTTYTMDFALSLLDEASEPELRSSLYNLFAAIAEVVNAEMAPVLQKIVDRMLDSVKSSDDILPEFKDESVAEVDGQDENAEIDIENSEDEDDDDEDEYAGFSVVNSFLDEKEEAVLALKQLAEFSGPAFLPYITPCFENIYKLLDHSSEDIRKSALEALAQFIVALNQNNDDAGVQHGIAIFVPKAAEIIKSDDDCQVVMTALDTYGTLLKETKQKAIFNEELKMTVFTCIQNVLNSKVSCQLYDDQAEDDDQEESEYDEALIQVAGEVLPKFGAALSADEFAVYFKQIVPILAAKIEKSKNNEDLETQRSFAYGTLSECFQPLKNRLGEWFETLLPAYLHGLQDSFEQVRHNCVYGLGELVLHSGEVAYSKFPVILSALSEAVAQEQHPGTLDNICGALARLIMANFTLIPLEQVLPVFIQKLPLREDFDENLTIFKAFSTLWTQQHEALLSILDGVTMCGLHVLHKNQYKDDEARNVIFNLLQEIRLRYSDRFNQIVNTDATIAAFVQSW